The following coding sequences are from one Triticum aestivum cultivar Chinese Spring chromosome 5A, IWGSC CS RefSeq v2.1, whole genome shotgun sequence window:
- the LOC123105708 gene encoding D-xylose-proton symporter-like 3, chloroplastic, which yields MAMATSVCLPRPLATGARASISLPARPRRLPRPQRRPHRLGGAAVGMDALHVSSRDAEPLLRPVSAAAAATAHRRLRVRTHAQGADESAKDAGDGAAAGADYSLAAVILPFVFPALGGLLFGYDIGATSGATISVHSAELSGTTWFNLSSLQLGLVASGSLYGALGGSILAYRIADFLGRRIELMTAAALYISGALTTGLAPNFVVLIIGRLLYGVGIGLAMHGAPLYIAETCPSQIRGTLISFKELFIVGGILFGYLVGSYEIDVVGGWRYMFGFSAPLAAIMAVGMWSLPPSPRWLLLRAVQGKGPVEDNKKKAMNALRRLKGPSASDKVLTDEIENNLSSIKAAYADQAEGSIFQVFEGASLKAFTIGGGLVLFQQITGQPSVLYYATSILQTAGFTTASDAAKVSILIGLFKFVMTGVAVLKVDDLGRRPLMIGGVSGITVALFLLAAYYKVLSGFPYVAVGALLLYVGCYQLSFGPISWLMVSEIFPLRTRGRGISLAVLTNFGSNALVTFAFSPLQGYLGPANVFLLFAAISLLALLFVILNVPETKGLSLEEIESKILKK from the exons ATGGCCATGGCGACGAGTGTCTGCCTCCCCCGGCCACTAGCAACCGGCGCGCGCGCctccatctctctccccgcccgcccccgccgcctaCCTCGCCCACAGCGCAGACCCCACCGTCTCGGCGGCGCCGCCGTGGGGATGGATGCCCTCCACGTGTCCTCGCGGGACGCGGAGCCGCTCCTCCGCCCCgtgtcggccgccgccgccgccactgcgcaCCGTCGGCTCCGC GTGCGGACGCACGCGCAGGGCGCCGACGAGTCGGCGAAGGACgccggcgatggcgcggcggcgggAGCGGACTACTCGCTGGCGGCCGTCATCCTCCC GTTCGTGTTCCCTGCATTGGGTGGCCTCCTTTTCGGTTATGACATCGGCGCAACTTCTGGAGCGACCATATCTGTGCAC TCTGCTGAGCTCAGTGGCACCACCTGGTTCAACCTCTCTTCTCTGCAGCTAGGGCTTGTG GCCAGTGGTTCACTTTATGGTGCTCTTGGTGGGTCCATTCTTGCATACCGCATTGCAGATTTTCTAG GAAGAAGAATAGAGTTGATGACAGCAGCTGCATTATATATTTCTGGTGCTTTGACCACTGGATTAGCTCCTAATTTTGTAGTCCTGATCATAGGTCGTCTCCTTTATGGCGTTGGCATTGGTTTG GCAATGCATGGTGCTCCCCTTTATATTGCAGAGACTTGTCCTTCACAAATACGTGGGACATTGATATCTTTTAAGGAGCTGTTTATTGTAGGAGGAATACTG TTTGGATACCTCGTAGGGAGCTATGAAATCGATGTTGTAGGAGGATGGCGGTACATGTTTGGTTTTAGTGCTCCACTGGCTGCTATAATGGCTGTTGGTATGTGGAGTCTACCACCTTCACCTAGATGGCTACTTCTCAGGGCAGTGCAGGGAAAAGGCCCTGTGGAAGACAACAAAAAGAAGGCAATGAATGCCCTGAGAAGACTGAAGGGTCCTTCAGCAAGCGACAAGGTTTTGACAGATGAGATTGAAAATAATCTTTCCTCAATTAAGGCTGCTTACGCAGATCAAGCTGAAGGAAGCATTTTTCAAGTATTCGAGGGAGCAAGCTTGAAAGCCTTCACTATTGGAGGAGGACTGGTTCTCTTCCAGCAG ATAACAGGCCAGCCAAGTGTTCTATACTATGCAACCTCCATTCTGCAG ACTGCTGGGTTTACAACTGCATCTGATGCTGCAAAAGTGTCAATTCTGATCGGGCTGTTCAAG TTTGTGATGACAGGTGTCGCGGTGCTTAAAGTCGACGATCTTGGAAGACGGCCGTTAATGATAGGAGGTGTTAGTGGAATT ACCGTTGCACTCTTCCTGCTAGCAGCTTACTACAAGGTTCTCAGTGGCTTCCCTTATGTTGCTGTCGGTGCTTTACTTCTTTATGTTGGATGTTACCAG CTTTCATTTGGTCCGATAAGCTGGCTAATGGTCTCTGAGATCTTCCCACTCCGAACAAGGGGACGGGGAATCAGCCTCGCAGTACTCACAAATTTTGGATCAAATGCGCTAGTGACATTCGCATTCTCGCCCTTGCAG